A section of the Naumovozyma dairenensis CBS 421 chromosome 5, complete genome genome encodes:
- the CUB1 gene encoding Cub1p (similar to Saccharomyces cerevisiae YPL260W; ancestral locus Anc_7.125) — protein MSVQLSNYPSNSTHPQLVPKEEEGILKYLLDVRNYLQNLKRNRTQYLNSQAVQKTYQEVLTKVRELDEIRKNNHATPSNSATTLIHSMELHNRVDSVLDDVFQLLSLCFLTVGLKNSAPATYASLSTVQSLLEHLNESNIFTHHDLGPIKERLDQISKIVEESCSQEIKLDNEGDDQFNQYLDETELEQNQNKIEQDLLLRAKLQHCLDEYHEIESKLEEIDPSLNSILEKLFQIRRGLLSLVASAKKNSLLSQKELDEKHLISPEYLNKKLLELEKEFKDLESNRDEFGKFKSLETGEIPENGQNVLKGLEDDCNDLINDLSHQTNGRLTLDPDLQPVYEQLIEIKTTLEKLMITRRWTLRETDLFTYQKKLGEIDNLRVKGKFPSKSSDSKGQFIILYLLRRCYAIIYKLLECSEPVSESLQPIHNQLSTVRRCLLDIKRLGGVSNERELYPYQMKLASLDNLRKDGIFYDSDGNIPEGQGTLNALLAACFDIVHEMKVEAEANNKSNDTSDNDDTNSQF, from the coding sequence ATGTCTGTCCAATTAAGTAACTACCCGTCTAATTCAACACATCCTCAACTTGTCCCGAAGGAAGAGGAAGGAATCCTAAAATACCTCCTCGATGTAAGAAACTACCTACAAAACCTCAAAAGAAATAGGACCCAGTACCTAAATTCTCAAGCTGTCCAAAAGACATACCAAGAAGTCCTCACAAAAGTTAGAGAACTAGATGAAATCAGGAAAAATAACCACGCAACTCCATCAAACAGCGCTACTACTTTAATCCATAGTATGGAATTACACAATAGAGTCGACTCGGTCCTCGATGATGTCTTCCagttattatcattatgCTTCTTGACTGTCGGATTGAAAAACTCTGCTCCAGCTACATATGCGTCCCTATCCACCGTACAAAGCTTACTAGAACATTTAAACGAATCCAATATCTTCACTCACCATGATTTAGGCCCCATCAAGGAACGTCTGGATCAAATCTCCAAGATTGTAGAGGAAAGCTGTTCTCAGGAGATTAAGTTGGATAACGAGGGGGATGATCAATTCAATCAATATTTAGATGAAACTGAATTGGAACAGAaccaaaataaaattgagCAAGATCTCTTATTACGTGCCAAATTACAACATTGTTTAGATGAATATCATGAAATTGAATCGAAATTGGAAGAGATTGATCCCTCTTTGAATAGTATCTTGGAAAAATTGTTCCAAATTAGAAGAGGGTTGCTTTCTCTTGTGGCTTCAGCGAAGAAAAATTCCTTGTTGAGTCAAAAGgaattagatgaaaaaCATTTGATTTCTCcggaatatttaaataagaaGTTGCTAGAGTTGGAGaaagaattcaaagatttaGAAAGTAATCGTGATGAATTTGGgaaattcaaatctttgGAAACTGGAGAAATACCGGAGAATGGCCAAAACGTTTTGAAAGGTTTGGAAGATGATTGTAAcgatttaattaatgatttgtCTCATCAAACTAATGGGAGGTTGACTTTGGATCCAGATTTGCAACCCGTTTATGaacaattaattgaaattaaaactactttggaaaaattaatgataacaaGAAGATGGACCTTGAGAGAGACTGACCTGTTTACTTACCAGAAAAAATTAGGTGAAATTGATAACTTAAGAGTTAAGGGCAAATTTCCCAGTAAATCATCAGACTCTAAGGGacaattcattatcttATATTTGCTGCGTAGATGTTACGCTATCATATACAAGTTGTTAGAGTGTTCAGAACCGGTATCTGAATCATTACAACCAATCCATAACCAGCTCTCCACTGTACGCCGTTGTTTATTGGATATCAAAAGATTAGGTGGTGTTAGTAACGAGAGAGAATTATATCCATACCAAATGAAACTGGCTTCTTTAGATAATTTACGTAAAGACGGGATCTTTTATGATTCTGATGGTAATATTCCAGAAGGTCAAGGTACTTTGAATGCTTTACTTGCCGCATGTTTCGATATTGTTCATGAAATGAAAGTGGAAGCTGAAGCAAATAACAAAAGTAATGACACATCCGATAATGATGACACTAATAGCCAATtttaa
- the CIR2 gene encoding electron-transferring-flavoprotein dehydrogenase (similar to Saccharomyces cerevisiae YOR356W; ancestral locus Anc_7.33), with translation MFLSRKITPTISRKSIRLYRPLSTISTIPRDIEKVDVCIVGGGPSGLTTAIKLKQLDKKDKLKVVVLEKGSYIGAHSLSGMILEPRSFLELFPNMKTPPTDILTLVQEEEMKYFWNEKLGIPMPHVPGLDNKGKNYVGSQSQLVTWLGEKAEEYGVEVYPGVSVSEVVYNNRDDAIIGVATKDSGISKAGEAKDSFERGMEFHARQTVFAEGCHGSLTKKVIKKFDLRADRSPQTYGLGIKEVWQVKPEVFRKGFISHTMGYPLPNDVYGGGFQYHFGDGLVTVGLVIGLDYKNPYVSPYQEFQKMKKMPYYSKILEGGKCISYGARAINEGGLQSVPKLNFPGGVLVGCSAGFVNVPKIKGTHTAMKTGILAAEKIYEEIRELPEIEEEESLGVDTSKTNEQIINLESYEQAFKKSWVYDELYQVRNIRPSFNFSLGAYGGMVYSGLDSMLLKGRAPWTFENKETDSLKTGAASNFKPIKYYKADNKVTFDIMTSVSRTGTYHDEDEQCHLKLVNGETLQSHAEKTYPKYREVEQRFCPAGVYEYVKDDKSSVGLKFKINSQNCIHCKACDVKTPIQDIDWQVPEGGDGPKYTNT, from the coding sequence ATGTTCTTATCTAGAAAAATAACGCCAACTATTTCTAGAAAATCCATACGTCTCTATCGACCATTAAGCACAATAAGTACCATACCAAGGGACATTGAAAAGGTGGATGTATGCATAGTAGGAGGCGGTCCTAGCGGCTTAACCACTGCCatcaaattaaaacaattagacaagaaagataaattgaaagttGTAGTCCTTGAGAAAGGTTCATATATAGGTGCACATTCGTTATCTGGGATGATTTTGGAACCAAGAtcatttttggaattgTTCCCTAATATGAAGACACCTCCGACTGATATTTTGACTTTGGTACAGGAGGAAGagatgaaatatttttggaatgAAAAGCTGGGAATTCCCATGCCTCATGTACCTGGTCTTGATAATAAGGGGAAGAATTATGTTGGGTCTCAGAGTCAATTGGTTACTTGGTTAGGTGAAAAAGCGGAAGAATATGGAGTTGAAGTCTATCCTGGTGTCTCAGTCTCTGAAGttgtatataataatagagATGATGCTATCATTGGGGTGGCTACTAAGGATTCTGGTATTTCCAAAGCAGGAGAGGCAAAGGACAGCTTTGAAAGAGGTATGGAATTTCATGCTAGACAAACAGTCTTTGCTGAGGGATGTCACGGTTCATTGACGAAGAAggttattaaaaaatttgatctAAGAGCTGACAGGTCACCACAGACATATGGCTTGGGTATCAAAGAAGTTTGGCAAGTTAAGCCTGAAGTCTTTAGAAAAGGCTTCATTTCTCATACAATGGGATATCCACTACCAAATGATGTTTATGGTGGTGGATTCCAATACCATTTTGGTGATGGGTTAGTTACCGTGGGTTTAGTCATTGGTTTGGATTATAAAAATCCGTACGTTTCGCCGTATCAAGAATTccagaaaatgaagaaaatgccATACTATTCTAAAATATTAGAAGGCGGGAAATGTATTTCGTATGGTGCCCGTGCAATTAACGAAGGTGGTTTACAATCAGTGCCTAAATTGAACTTCCCTGGTGGTGTCTTAGTTGGTTGTTCTGCTGGTTTCGTTAACGTACCAAAAATTAAGGGAACGCACACAGCAATGAAGACAGGAATATTAGCCGCagaaaaaatttatgaaGAAATAAGAGAGTTACCCGAGAttgaggaagaagaatcgCTAGGAGTAGATACATCCAAGACAAATGAacagataataaatttagaaTCTTACGAACAAGCTTTTAAGAAGTCATGGGTATATGATGAGTTATATCAAGTACGTAATATAAGGCCGTCATTTAACTTCTCTCTAGGAGCATATGGAGGAATGGTGTATTCCGGTTTGGATTCCATGTTACTAAAAGGCCGTGCGCCTTGgacttttgaaaataaagaaactgATTCTTTGAAAACAGGTGCGGCATCAAACTTTAAGccaataaaatattataaggCAGATAATAAGGTAACATTTGACATAATGACATCAGTGTCAAGAACAGGTACATACCATGATGAGGATGAACAATGTCATTTGAAACTAGTAAATGGAGAGACATTACAAAGTCATGCAGAGAAAACATATCCCAAATACAGAGAAGTGGAACAGAGATTCTGTCCAGCAGGTGTGTATGAATATGTCaaagatgataaatctTCTGTCGgtttgaaatttaaaatcaaCTCCCAAAACTGCATACATTGTAAAGCGTGTGATGTTAAAACGCCTATACAAGATATCGATTGGCAAGTCCCAGAAGGTGGTGATGGTCCGAAATACACAAACACCTGA
- the APM1 gene encoding Apm1p (similar to Saccharomyces cerevisiae APM1 (YPL259C); ancestral locus Anc_7.127), protein MASAIYFCDIKGRPLLSRKYRDDIPLTAIDKFASLLADLEEESSVIPPCLTYNNTQYLFIQHSDIYLVAITNLLRTNIAEVFAFLYKIIDVLGDYLKTVEEESIRDNYVIIYELLDELMDYGIPQITETKMLKQYITQKSFKLVKAAKKKQNAARPPSALTDSVSWRSEGIKYKKNEAFLDIVESINMLMTQKGQILRSEILGVVKIKSRLSGMPDLKLGINDKGIFSKQLTEDDTNNNATSKKQNKIELEDLKFHQCVRLSKFETEKIITFIPPDGDFELMNYRLSTSIKPLIWCDMNVQVHSNSRIEIHCRAKAQIKKKSTATNVEILIPVPEDADTPNFKYSHGSIKWVPEKSAILWKIRSFPGGKEYSMAAELCLPSTSSKSEEVQNKKPVQVKFQIPYFTTSGIQVRYLKINEPKLQYKSYPWVRYITQSGDDYTIRLI, encoded by the coding sequence ATGGCATCAGCAATTTACTTTTGTGATATTAAAGGTCGTCCGTTACTATCAAGGAAATATAGAGATGATATCCCATTGACAGccattgataaatttgcATCACTTTTAGCTGActtagaagaagaatcaaGTGTGATACCTCCATGTTTGacatataataatacgCAATACCTTTTTATCCAACACAgtgatatatatttagtTGCTATAACGAATCTATTGAGAACGAATATTGCTGAAGTATTTGCATTCTTATATAAGATTATTGATGTCCTTGGagattatttgaaaacggtggaagaagaatcaaTCAGAGATAATTATGTTATCATTTATGAGTTATTGGATGAGTTGATGGATTATGGTATTCCACAGATTACAGAGACTAAAATGTTGAAGCAATATATTACACagaaatcattcaaattagTGAAAGCAGctaaaaagaaacaaaatgCTGCGAGACCACCATCTGCCTTGACAGATTCAGTTAGTTGGAGATCTGAAGGTATtaaatataagaaaaatgaagCATTTTTGGATATTGTTGAATCAATAAATATGTTAATGACTCAAAAGGGGCAAATATTAAGATCGGAAATTTTAGGTGTAGTGAAGATTAAGTCTCGTTTATCAGGTATGCCAGATTTAAAACTAGGTATCAATGATAAGGGGATATTTTCCAAACAATTAACTGAGGAtgatacaaataataacgcTACTTcgaagaaacaaaataaaattgaattagaagatttgaaattccaTCAATGTGTAAGATTGAGTAAATttgaaactgaaaaaataatcacGTTTATACCACCTGATGGAGATTTcgaattaatgaattatagATTATCCACTTCCATTAAACCATTAATTTGGTGTGATATGAATGTTCAAGTCCATTCCaattcaagaattgaaataCATTGTAGAGCGAAAGCAcaaattaaaaagaaatcGACCGCTACTAATGTTGAAATACTTATTCCAGTACCTGAAGATGCGGATACACCAAACTTTAAATATTCTCATGGTTCGATAAAATGGGTCCCTGAAAAGAGTGCTattctttggaaaataagGAGTTTCCCAGGTGGTAAAGAGTATTCTATGGCAGCAGAATTATGTTTACCATCCACTTCTAGTAAGTCTGAGGAGGtccaaaataaaaaacctGTGCAAgttaaatttcaaataccTTATTTCACGACATCAGGCATTCAAGTTCGTTACTTGAAGATTAATGAACcaaaattacaatataAAAGTTATCCCTGGGTTAGGTATATTACACAAAGTGGTGATGATTATACTATTCGTTTAATTTAA
- the PRE1 gene encoding proteasome core particle subunit beta 4 (similar to Saccharomyces cerevisiae PRE1 (YER012W); ancestral locus Anc_7.162), producing MDIILGIKVQDSVILATSKAVTRGISILKDSDDKTRQLSPHILMSFSGEAGDTVQFAEYIQANIQLYAMREDYELSPHAVSSFVRQELAKSIRSRRPYQANVLIGGFDTKKDTPGLYQIDYLGTKVELPYAAHGYSGFYTFSLLDRHYRPDMTTEEGLKLLKLCITELEKRMPVDFKGVFVKVVDKDGIRQVDDF from the coding sequence atggatattattttagGTATCAAAGTACAGGACTCCGTTATTCTAGCGACATCGAAAGCGGTAACAAGAGGTATATCCATCTTAAAAGATTCAGATGATAAAACTAGACAACTATCTCCTCATATCTTAATGAGTTTTTCAGGTGAAGCGGGTGATACAGTCCAATTCGCAGAATATATTCAAGctaatattcaattatatgCCATGAGGGAGGATTATGAATTATCTCCACATGCAGTTTCAAGTTTTGTTAGACAAGAATTAGCTAAATCTATTAGATCGAGAAGGCCATACCAAGCAAATGTTTTAATCGGTGGGTTTGACACGAAGAAGGATACTCCAGGTTTATATCAAATCGATTATTTGGGGACGAAAGTAGAATTACCTTATGCTGCTCATGGTTATTCGGGATTCTATACATTTTCACTACTCGATCGTCATTATAGACCAGACATGACCACAGAGGAAGGTTTAAAACTATTGAAACTTTGTATTacagaattagaaaaaagAATGCCAGTAGATTTCAAGGGTGTTTTCGTGAAAGTGGTAGACAAAGATGGGATAAGACAAGTAGATGACTTTTGA
- the EST3 gene encoding telomerase subunit EST3 (similar to Saccharomyces cerevisiae EST3 (YIL009C-A); ancestral locus Anc_7.128): MPRVILSSKQTVSDSVFLQPWIANIIRKEIQAKTYLPGNQRLSIARLSRRDMDAPEISETILNNYSHFAKVTKFFSVNNYKIFASIRDSTYQILVEFTPQCVLEFERVYRSRITSETVNCLFVIGDCTVIYKTRSQIRSSFPKFDLQSLAGEKNSNKNGFGLFPVLQINQASLFDSDQVQLLFEFPFIYNKLHFTV, from the exons ATGCCCAGAGTAATCCTTTCTTCAAAGCAAACAGTATCAGATTCTGTGTTCTTACAACCATGGATCGCAAATATAATACGAAAGGAAATTCAGGCAAAGACTTACTTACCAGGGAATCAAAGACTCAGCATCGCACGACTATCGAGACGAGATATGGACGCCCCAGAAATAAGCGAGACAATATTGAATAACTATTCTCATTTTGCCAAAGTTACTAAGTTCTTTTCTGTGAACaattataaaatatttgcGTCGATTAGAGATAGCACGTATCAAATACTT GTTGAATTCACACCCCAATGTGTATTAGAGTTTGAAAGAGTTTATCGTTCTCGAATCACCTCGGAGACAGTGAATTGTTTATTCGTTATTGGTGATTGTACAGTGATATATAAGACAAGGTCGCAGATTCGATCTAGTTTCCCTAAGTTTGATCTGCAATCATTGGCGGGGGAGAAAAATAGTAACAAGAATGGATTTGGGTTGTTCCCAGTTTTGCAAATCAACCAagcatcattatttgatagTGACCAGGTACAGCTTCTTTTCGAATTTCCCTTCATATATAACAAGCTTCATTTTACTGTATAA
- the NDAI0E03650 gene encoding uncharacterized protein (similar to Saccharomyces cerevisiae TIR1 (YER011W); ancestral locus Anc_7.161), whose translation MKFSTSAILLATAGAAMAISEDDVVELEIVMDDVKSNLVRYMNLLTVPGFSLPDNIMDVYMAMNSDPEGYTTAFTELDMTQISNMMTWLPWYSTEIEPKIESALSSLHPKASSTTTITSTTTSTSSTQAASAAPSSASSAVASTTTVKSSVAATTSTEASAVASSAETSTTATSDAPVVSSAETSSTATSDAPVVSSAETSTTATSDSPVVSGTTSAPTVSNTTTTTTTSAPIAEQSTVLATATNLFTNTTTMTSCPPTSVATSTKHFTNTTVITECTECTKKGQSTILETATNLYTNTTTLTSCPPTSSTEKTATSTAVTTKKTTVTICDEECKKSKASTSTAAKPSTVSQITKAQTSTQSTVTVHQQTENGAVKAVVGMGAGVLAVAALLL comes from the coding sequence ATGAAGTTTTCAACAAGTGCAATCCTTTTGGCCACCGCCGGTGCCGCTATGGCAATTAGTGAAGACGATGTCGTTGAATTAGAAATTGTTATGGATGATGTCAAATCTAACCTGGTACGTTATATGAACCTTCTTACCGTTCCAGGTTTCAGTTTACCAGACAATATTATGGATGTTTACATGGCCATGAACAGTGATCCAGAAGGTTACACCACTGCATTTACTGAATTAGACATGACCCAAATCAGTAATATGATGACTTGGTTACCATGGTACTCTACCGAAATAGAACCAAAAATTGAATCTGCCCTTTCCAGTCTACATCCAAAAGCTTCTTCTACTACCACAATAACGTCTACTACCACCTCTACTTCCAGCACCCAAGCTGCTTCTGCTGCCCCAAGTTCAGCTAGCTCTGCTGTCGCATCTACCACAACTGTTAAATCTAGTGTTGCCGCCACCACATCTACTGAAGCTTCAGCTGTTGCTTCTAGTGCTGAAACCTCCACTACCGCTACTTCCGACGCCCCAGTTGTTTCTAGTGCTGAAACATCCAGTACCGCTACTTCCGACGCCCCAGTTGTTTCTAGTGCTGAAACCTCCACTACCGCCACTTCCGACTCCCCAGTTGTTTCTGGCACTACTTCTGCTCCAACTGTTTCCAacactactactactactaccaCTTCTGCTCCAATTGCTGAACAATCTACCGTTTTAGCTACTGCTACTAACCTTTTCACTAACACCACCACTATGACTTCTTGTCCACCAACCTCTGTTGCTACCTCTACCAAGCATTTCACTAACACCACTGTTATCACTGAATGTACAGAATGTACTAAGAAGGGCCAATCCACCATTTTGGAAACTGCCACCAACTTATACACTAACACTACCACTTTGACTTCTTGTCCACCAACCAGTTCCACTGAAAAGACTGCTACTTCAACTGCAGTTACTACCAAGAAGACCACTGTTACTATCTGTGATGAAGAATGTAAGAAATCCAAGGCTTCCACTTCCACTGCTGCTAAGCCATCTACTGTTTCTCAAATCACTAAGGCTCAAACCTCCACTCAATCTACCGTCACTGTCCACCAACAAACTGAAAATGGTGCTGTCAAGGCTGTTGTCGGTATGGGTGCTGGTGTCTTAGCTGTTGCTGCTTTATTGTTATAA
- the FMP52 gene encoding Fmp52p (similar to Saccharomyces cerevisiae YER004W; ancestral locus Anc_7.148): MNALIFGATGLCGRYFVEYAEKSSKISKIFTVTRRSLPQKVGPRITQLVETDNSKWASMIPDKEINVLFTSLSTTRGAAGGFDEQYKIDHDLNIELAKAAKEKGCSTIVLVSSRGAHADSRMAYTRMKGEIERDIIALGFDHTIILRPGILLGQRDSNGDSGFGGGIASMIGGFLYNHKRNLFKGHSVEAEDVGKVGVHLALDEQEKVRIVESKEIIEIAEKISK; this comes from the coding sequence ATGAACGCATTGATATTCGGAGCTACAGGGTTATGTGGCCgttattttgttgaatatgctgaaaaatcatcaaaaatttcaaaaatcttCACCGTTACAAGGAGATCCTTACCACAAAAAGTAGGTCCCAGGATTACTCAATTAGTTGAAACAGACAATTCCAAATGGGCATCTATGATCCCTGACAAGGAAATTAatgttttatttacttCCCTATCTACAACCAGAGGTGCTGCCGGTGGATTTGATGAACAATACAAGATTGATCATGACTTGAATATAGAATTAGCAAAGGCTGCAAAGGAAAAGGGATGCTCCACTATTGTGCTTGTTAGTTCACGTGGGGCACATGCTGATTCAAGAATGGCATATACGAGAATGAAGGGAGAAATTGAAAGGGACATTATTGCTCTAGGTTTTGACCATACAATAATCCTTCGTCCTGGAATCCTTTTGGGTCAAAGAGATAGTAATGGGGATAGTGGATTTGGTGGTGGTATTGCTAGTATGATTGGTGGTTTCCTTTATAACCATAAAAGAAATCTCTTCAAGGGCCATTCCGTGGAGGCAGAAGATGTTGGTAAAGTTGGTGTCCATTTGGCACttgatgaacaagaaaaggtTCGTATCGTTGAaagtaaagaaattattgagATTGCTGAAAAGATTTCTAAATAG
- the SLG1 gene encoding Slg1p (similar to Saccharomyces cerevisiae SLG1 (YOR008C); ancestral locus Anc_7.124) yields MISRKLTISLLTLFYGIKDINTQDTTTGYTYLNCYGSIPSGFTLYDSYAYQSSSHCYTNCLANGSQYFALTNHADCYCGNQAPSSSDVSSSCNTNCNGYGQEMCGGEDAFSVYTIDSDDDNTGTSNDAVSSPTTTTSTSSTRSITSSSTTTTSHFSSSTFPTSISTTSTLLPNPQTSSTTSTTSSISSANSIINSGTTTQEQATTSVSETVAVVYQTAYNTEGGSTVFVTNTITQSYAATGLMNNNSSSSNMSKDSKNKKKTNVGAIVGGVVGGVVGAIVVAIGILLLIRHINVKREEARMEKEYQEAIKPVEFNDYDTTATTSGGGFDDLGFENKDVAGGVTITNDNNGNKNVGDVIYSNSISRSQHPLTTTDSGSFLDDLRVPPNMVSNPFDDSRRISNGSILHGPASHGGKTLTVVNPDETD; encoded by the coding sequence ATgatatcaagaaaattaaCCATCTCACTTCTGACATTATTCTACGGTATCAAGGATATAAATACACAAGATACTACCACCGGGTATACATATTTAAACTGTTATGGCTCAATACCTTCCGGCTTCACACTATATGATTCATACGCATACCAATCTAGTTCACATTGTTACACAAATTGTTTAGCTAATGGGTCCCAATATTTTGCATTAACTAACCATGCAGATTGCTACTGTGGGAATCAGGcaccttcttcatcagatgTATCCTCTTCATGTAACACTAATTGTAATGGGTACGGGCAAGAAATGTGTGGTGGTGAAGACGCTTTTTCTGTTTACACTATTGATtcagatgatgataatactgGTACTTCAAATGATGCAGTAAGCAGTCCTACTACCACTACAAGTACTAGTAGTACTAGGTCGATCACTTCCTCATCTACTACCACCACATCCCATTTTTCCTCTTCCACGTTTCCAACTTCTATCTCTACTACTAGTACACTTCTACCAAATCCACAAACAAGTAGTACTACTAGTACTACTAGTAGTATTAGTAGTGCTAATAGCATCATTAATAGTGGCACTACGACACAAGAACAAGCAACTACATCTGTATCAGAAACGGTAGCAGTTGTGTATCAAACAGCATATAATACGGAGGGTGGATCGACAGTCTTCGTTACAAACACGATCACACAAAGTTACGCAGCTACGGGACTCATGAATAACAATTCCAGTTCATCCAATATGTCCAAAGATTCtaaaaacaagaagaaaacaaacgTGGGTGCCATTGTTGGTGGTGTTGTTGGTGGTGTCGTGGGTGCTATCGTCGTTGCCATtggtatattattacttaTAAGACATATTAATGTGAAACGAGAGGAAGCAAGAATGGAGAAAGAGTATCAAGAAGCTATCAAACCTGTGGAGTTCAACGATTATGATACGACGGCGACGACGTCTGGTGGTGGGTTTGATGATTTgggatttgaaaataaagatgtcGCCGGGGGTGTAACGATAAcgaatgataataatggtaataagAATGTCGGCGATGTGATCTATAGTAATTCGATATCTCGATCACAGCATCCTTTGACAACGACAGATTCAGGAAGTTTCCTGGATGATTTGAGGGTGCCTCCCAATATGGTTAGTAATCCCTTCGATGATTCTAGAAGAATTAGTAATGGTTCGATATTACATGGGCCAGCATCGCATGGTGGCAAGACGTTGACTGTTGTAAACCCTGATGAAACGGATTAA